A DNA window from Cloacibacillus sp. An23 contains the following coding sequences:
- a CDS encoding FAD:protein FMN transferase: protein MKRRALWIFAIAAAFVCLAALFAARPFGGGEPAVSENFRLGTYVRLSLYDFRGADDELKAADDYIRSLENLFSVNIPASDVARLNASRGAWTEISAETAALIEKSLALARFTDGAFDPAMGWLTSLWKIGTQEARVPSDAEIAEALKHIDFTKIELRREGGEFFARLPLGMALDLGAVAKGHIADLLKARLASDGVRRAMLDLGGNLDFIGDSPRGGPWRAGLQRPDRPRGEYFGIVEASDVSVVTSGPYERYFEKDGVRYHHILDPATGRPARSGLSSVTVIDADSARADALCTALFVMGAERAPEFLARRGDIKAVLLTEDGRALVTPSAKNIFRLTDEALSLSFIGERR from the coding sequence ATGAAAAGGCGCGCGCTTTGGATATTCGCCATCGCGGCGGCGTTCGTCTGTCTCGCCGCGCTTTTTGCCGCGCGTCCGTTCGGCGGCGGAGAGCCGGCGGTTTCCGAAAATTTCCGCCTCGGTACATACGTGCGGCTTTCGCTTTACGATTTCCGCGGCGCGGACGATGAGCTGAAGGCCGCCGACGATTATATCCGTTCTCTTGAGAATCTCTTTTCCGTCAATATTCCTGCGTCCGACGTCGCGCGGCTGAACGCGTCGCGCGGCGCGTGGACTGAGATAAGCGCGGAGACTGCGGCTCTGATCGAGAAGTCGCTCGCGCTCGCGCGCTTCACGGACGGCGCTTTCGACCCTGCGATGGGCTGGCTGACTTCGCTCTGGAAGATAGGGACGCAGGAGGCGCGCGTGCCGTCGGACGCGGAAATCGCTGAAGCGCTGAAACACATAGATTTCACGAAAATAGAGCTGCGGCGCGAAGGCGGCGAATTTTTCGCGCGTCTGCCGCTCGGCATGGCGCTCGACCTCGGCGCTGTAGCGAAGGGGCACATCGCCGACCTTCTGAAGGCGCGGCTCGCCTCTGACGGCGTGCGGCGCGCGATGCTCGACCTCGGCGGCAATCTCGATTTCATCGGCGATTCGCCTCGCGGCGGGCCGTGGCGCGCCGGACTTCAGCGGCCGGACAGGCCGCGCGGCGAGTATTTCGGCATAGTAGAGGCCTCGGACGTTTCTGTCGTGACCTCAGGCCCTTACGAACGCTATTTTGAAAAGGACGGCGTGCGCTATCACCACATACTCGACCCCGCGACGGGGCGGCCGGCGCGTTCGGGCCTATCGTCCGTCACTGTGATAGACGCCGACTCGGCGCGGGCCGACGCGCTCTGCACGGCGCTCTTTGTGATGGGCGCGGAGCGGGCGCCGGAATTTCTCGCAAGGCGCGGCGATATAAAGGCCGTGCTGCTGACGGAAGACGGGCGCGCGCTCGTCACGCCTTCGGCGAAAAATATATTCCGCCTGACGGACGAGGCTCTTTCGCTCTCGTTCATCGGTGAACGCCGGTGA
- a CDS encoding DUF3795 domain-containing protein: protein MANTGCCGMDCDGCEARRATARRDNETLAKIAAGLESAGQGSFILPSRLRCTGCLAPGVKSVNCAECAIRECALENQIPHCGFCPEFPCELGSAVWEAVPEYKHNLEVLRSR from the coding sequence ATGGCGAACACGGGCTGCTGCGGAATGGACTGCGACGGCTGCGAGGCGCGCCGCGCGACCGCCCGCCGCGACAACGAAACGCTGGCGAAAATCGCGGCTGGGCTCGAAAGCGCCGGACAGGGCTCTTTCATTCTTCCCTCGCGGCTGCGCTGCACCGGCTGCCTCGCGCCCGGCGTCAAAAGCGTAAACTGCGCCGAATGCGCGATACGCGAGTGCGCGCTCGAAAACCAGATACCGCACTGCGGCTTCTGCCCCGAGTTCCCCTGCGAGCTCGGCTCCGCGGTATGGGAGGCCGTGCCGGAATACAAACACAATCTCGAGGTTTTAAGAAGCAGGTAA
- a CDS encoding Gx transporter family protein, translating into MKTRRLVLTALLTACALAVNVAEGALPSPAPGIKIGAANVFSLAALVLMGAREAYAVTLMRVALAWLAAGNVFALFCGLAGGLAATSVMALVYKKWGGALSLPWISVAGAWAFNIGQVAAVAFMAGDRRVALYVLPLFIAGSAAGWAVGWLADKICARLEKTTSVKGRIQK; encoded by the coding sequence ATGAAGACGCGCCGCCTCGTGCTCACGGCTCTGCTGACCGCCTGCGCGCTCGCCGTAAACGTCGCGGAGGGCGCTCTTCCGTCGCCCGCGCCTGGAATCAAGATCGGCGCGGCGAACGTCTTTTCGCTCGCGGCGCTTGTGCTGATGGGCGCGCGCGAGGCATACGCCGTGACGCTGATGCGCGTCGCGCTCGCGTGGCTCGCGGCCGGCAACGTCTTCGCGCTCTTTTGCGGCCTCGCTGGGGGGCTTGCCGCGACCTCGGTGATGGCGCTCGTTTATAAAAAATGGGGCGGCGCGCTCTCTCTGCCGTGGATAAGCGTCGCGGGCGCGTGGGCCTTCAACATCGGTCAGGTCGCCGCCGTCGCCTTTATGGCCGGCGACAGGCGCGTCGCGCTCTACGTCCTGCCGCTTTTTATCGCGGGAAGCGCGGCGGGCTGGGCCGTCGGCTGGCTAGCGGATAAAATATGCGCAAGGCTCGAAAAAACCACCTCCGTGAAAGGACGGATACAGAAATGA
- a CDS encoding phenylacetate--CoA ligase — MHKENYYQPEIECASREQITKWQTEGLIRTVRHAYENSAYYRKKMDDHGVKPEDIKSLADITKLPFICKDDLREAYPYGLLCMPLHDCVRIQSTSGTTGRRVIAFYTQHDIDIWDETCARAIVAAGGTQDDVVQVCYGYGLFTGGPGLNGGSHKLGSLTLPMSSGSTDRQIQFMQDLGSTILCCTPSYAAYIGETIVERGLQDTIKLKAGIFGAEAWSEEMRRDIEKNLRIKAYDIYGLTELEGPGVSYECSDQHGMHICEDQFIPEIIDPVTGEVLPDGEKGELVFTSLNKQAFPMVRYRTRDICVLSHEKCPCGRTHVRMSKPMGRSDDMLIIKGVNVFPSQVETVLIEHGYSPNYQLVVDRVNNSDTLDINVEMNPDMFSDNLGEITAREKELVNALKGFLGIYTRVHLVEPKSIPRSEGKAVRLIDKRKI, encoded by the coding sequence ATGCACAAGGAAAATTACTATCAGCCCGAGATCGAGTGCGCGTCGCGCGAACAGATCACGAAATGGCAGACGGAGGGGCTCATCCGCACCGTCAGGCACGCCTACGAGAACTCCGCCTACTACCGCAAAAAGATGGACGACCACGGCGTGAAGCCCGAGGACATCAAGAGTCTCGCCGACATCACGAAACTGCCGTTCATCTGCAAGGACGACCTTCGCGAGGCCTACCCCTACGGCCTTCTCTGCATGCCGCTGCACGACTGCGTGCGCATCCAGTCCACCAGCGGGACGACGGGACGCCGCGTCATCGCCTTCTACACGCAGCACGACATCGACATCTGGGACGAGACATGCGCGCGCGCGATAGTCGCCGCCGGCGGCACTCAGGACGACGTCGTCCAGGTCTGCTACGGCTACGGTCTCTTCACCGGCGGCCCGGGGCTCAACGGCGGCTCGCACAAGCTCGGCTCGCTGACCCTGCCCATGTCATCCGGCTCAACCGACCGCCAGATACAGTTCATGCAGGACCTCGGCTCCACGATACTCTGCTGCACGCCGTCATACGCCGCCTACATCGGAGAGACGATAGTCGAGCGCGGCCTTCAGGACACCATCAAGCTCAAAGCCGGAATATTCGGCGCCGAAGCGTGGAGCGAGGAAATGCGCCGCGACATCGAGAAGAACCTCCGCATCAAAGCCTACGACATCTACGGCCTCACCGAGCTCGAAGGCCCCGGCGTCAGCTACGAATGCTCCGACCAGCACGGCATGCACATCTGCGAGGATCAGTTCATCCCCGAGATAATCGACCCAGTCACCGGCGAAGTCCTCCCCGACGGAGAGAAGGGCGAACTCGTCTTCACCTCCCTCAACAAACAGGCATTCCCGATGGTGCGCTACCGCACGCGCGACATCTGCGTCCTCTCGCATGAAAAATGCCCCTGCGGCCGCACCCACGTCCGCATGTCCAAGCCGATGGGCCGCAGCGACGACATGCTCATAATCAAAGGCGTCAACGTCTTCCCGTCGCAGGTCGAGACCGTCCTCATCGAGCACGGCTACTCGCCGAACTACCAGCTCGTCGTGGACCGCGTCAACAACTCCGACACGCTCGACATAAACGTCGAAATGAACCCCGACATGTTCAGCGACAACCTCGGCGAAATCACCGCGCGCGAAAAAGAACTCGTCAACGCGCTCAAAGGCTTCCTCGGCATCTACACGAGAGTCCACCTCGTCGAGCCCAAGAGCATCCCGCGCAGCGAAGGCAAGGCCGTCCGCCTCATCGACAAGCGCAAGATATAA
- a CDS encoding HAD family hydrolase, with product MKDSFKADALIFDIDGVLLDVTKSYPEAIRLGIANGWEEFCGGESDCAGYGPGHEWVMKRHGNFNDDFDIAWTLLSMAAASGESRLSRALPSPERLAEELADFRAPLQEWVRGKYGDRVPRDESRAMCAKLYGDPENGLYRLEKPMLRRRWDSLGLPVGIYSGRTAFEWELAKKSLGWEDFPDARIIHYDHGIEKPSPLGLEILCERLGASSPVFFGDTASDMKAQAAFGRGRFAAIGRLLPEAEYRFETTEEAVSAFAPNPG from the coding sequence ATGAAAGACAGTTTTAAGGCCGACGCGCTGATTTTCGACATCGACGGGGTGCTGCTCGACGTGACGAAGTCCTACCCCGAGGCGATACGGCTCGGCATAGCGAACGGCTGGGAGGAGTTCTGCGGCGGCGAGTCCGACTGCGCCGGATACGGCCCTGGGCACGAGTGGGTGATGAAGCGCCACGGGAATTTCAACGACGACTTCGACATCGCTTGGACGCTGCTCTCGATGGCGGCTGCGAGCGGCGAGAGCAGGCTGTCGCGCGCTCTGCCTTCGCCCGAGCGTCTTGCAGAGGAGCTTGCGGATTTCCGCGCGCCGTTACAGGAATGGGTGCGCGGCAAGTACGGAGACCGCGTGCCGCGCGATGAAAGCCGCGCGATGTGCGCGAAGCTCTACGGCGACCCGGAAAACGGCCTGTACAGGCTCGAGAAGCCGATGCTTCGCCGCCGCTGGGATTCGCTCGGCCTGCCGGTCGGAATATATTCCGGGCGCACGGCCTTCGAGTGGGAACTCGCGAAGAAGAGCCTCGGCTGGGAGGATTTCCCGGACGCCCGCATAATCCACTACGACCACGGCATAGAGAAGCCGTCGCCGCTGGGGCTTGAGATACTCTGTGAAAGGCTCGGCGCGTCGTCGCCCGTGTTCTTCGGAGACACGGCGAGCGACATGAAGGCGCAGGCCGCTTTCGGGCGCGGGCGTTTCGCCGCGATAGGCCGTCTTCTGCCTGAAGCCGAGTACAGATTCGAGACGACGGAGGAGGCCGTCTCAGCTTTCGCTCCTAATCCCGGCTAA
- a CDS encoding NusG domain II-containing protein: protein MKRLDRIAALLTAAAALLCMIYFFAVRDGDEARTVEIAVDGEVVERLPLGGPVREFTVDAGGGRNVVRVGGGRAAVVSADCPDRVCVKSGEISRPGEGAVCLPHRLVVRITGGGGEVDAVSR, encoded by the coding sequence GTGAAGCGGCTCGACCGCATCGCGGCGCTTTTGACCGCTGCGGCGGCGCTCCTCTGTATGATCTACTTCTTCGCCGTCAGGGACGGAGACGAAGCGCGAACCGTCGAGATAGCCGTAGACGGCGAAGTGGTCGAGCGTCTGCCGCTCGGCGGCCCGGTGCGCGAGTTCACGGTGGACGCGGGCGGCGGGCGCAACGTCGTCCGAGTAGGGGGCGGGCGCGCCGCCGTCGTCTCGGCCGACTGCCCAGACCGCGTATGCGTGAAAAGCGGCGAAATTTCGCGCCCGGGCGAGGGCGCGGTCTGCCTGCCGCACAGGCTCGTCGTGCGCATAACGGGAGGCGGCGGCGAGGTGGACGCGGTGAGCCGCTGA
- a CDS encoding phenylalanine--tRNA ligase beta subunit-related protein, with translation MKISIDGKILENFPDAKIGWLRADISGAAGAEHTRAMKASLEARLNDMGISADTMMSHPDVRRWREVYSAMGVKPSKYRSSLEALLRRLFKGDLWEVSPVVDCYDCVSALNLLPMGAHDMEKLRGGLTLRYADNGEKFYPLGAGDSVVECAERQIVYADDEKICCWLWNYRDTRDACVDDGTREALFIVDCAFETEWRSVEEGLAALASELSAIGCRVAKSGVVGAAEREAETE, from the coding sequence ATGAAAATCTCGATAGACGGCAAAATTTTAGAAAATTTCCCGGACGCCAAAATAGGCTGGCTGCGCGCGGACATATCGGGCGCGGCGGGCGCGGAGCATACGCGCGCGATGAAAGCCTCACTCGAAGCGCGGCTTAACGACATGGGCATCTCGGCGGACACAATGATGTCGCACCCCGACGTGCGCCGCTGGCGCGAAGTCTACTCCGCTATGGGCGTCAAGCCGAGCAAATACCGCTCGTCGCTCGAGGCGCTGCTGCGCCGCCTCTTCAAAGGCGATCTCTGGGAGGTCTCGCCCGTAGTGGACTGTTACGACTGCGTCTCGGCGCTGAACCTCCTGCCTATGGGCGCGCACGATATGGAAAAGCTGCGCGGCGGCCTCACGCTGCGCTACGCGGATAACGGCGAAAAATTCTACCCGCTCGGCGCCGGCGACTCCGTCGTGGAATGCGCTGAACGTCAGATAGTCTACGCCGACGATGAGAAAATATGCTGCTGGCTCTGGAACTACCGCGACACGCGCGACGCCTGCGTAGACGACGGGACGCGCGAGGCTCTCTTCATCGTGGACTGCGCCTTCGAGACCGAGTGGCGCAGCGTCGAAGAAGGGCTCGCGGCGCTCGCGTCAGAGCTTTCGGCGATAGGCTGCCGCGTAGCGAAAAGCGGAGTCGTCGGCGCCGCTGAGCGCGAAGCGGAGACGGAATAG
- a CDS encoding HisA/HisF-related TIM barrel protein, giving the protein MYDKKIVPCVKVTNGKAVEGPLYCGGRGPSDPVGCAAAYARAGADEVLFLDVSARGDGVTDVVRRASAVLRVPVAAGCAGNPAELRELRRSGAERVVLGSAAVRNPGLIREAASIFGRGGVSVAICARRKGDGYWEVCTDGGLRDEKMDAYGWALAAEWLGAGELMLVSMERGGRVKPCDADFVKLIAPAVGVPVASVCGASESRALYGLLSEGGAASVVSSTLFRRSETSILSLKRLLSAAGTAGAETPEPLCAEA; this is encoded by the coding sequence ATGTACGATAAGAAAATAGTCCCATGCGTGAAGGTAACAAACGGCAAGGCGGTCGAAGGCCCGCTCTACTGCGGCGGACGCGGCCCGTCCGACCCCGTCGGGTGCGCGGCGGCATACGCGCGCGCGGGCGCGGACGAGGTGCTTTTTCTCGACGTTTCGGCGCGCGGCGACGGTGTGACGGACGTCGTGCGCCGCGCCTCCGCCGTGCTGCGCGTGCCTGTGGCGGCCGGATGCGCCGGCAACCCCGCAGAGCTGCGCGAACTTCGCCGCTCTGGAGCAGAAAGAGTCGTCCTCGGCTCCGCCGCCGTAAGGAATCCCGGCCTCATACGCGAAGCGGCCTCGATATTCGGACGCGGAGGCGTCTCAGTCGCGATATGCGCGCGGCGCAAAGGCGACGGCTACTGGGAAGTCTGCACCGACGGCGGCCTCCGCGACGAAAAGATGGACGCCTACGGCTGGGCCCTCGCGGCGGAATGGCTCGGCGCTGGCGAGCTGATGCTCGTGAGCATGGAGCGCGGCGGGCGCGTCAAGCCCTGCGACGCGGATTTCGTAAAGCTGATAGCGCCCGCCGTAGGCGTGCCCGTCGCCTCCGTCTGCGGAGCCTCCGAAAGCCGCGCGCTCTACGGACTGCTCTCCGAAGGCGGAGCGGCCTCGGTAGTCTCGTCCACGCTCTTCCGCCGCAGCGAAACGTCGATACTGTCGCTGAAACGCCTCCTCAGCGCGGCGGGAACAGCAGGCGCGGAAACGCCAGAGCCCCTCTGCGCGGAAGCGTAG